A window of Streptomyces sp. DG1A-41 contains these coding sequences:
- a CDS encoding NAD-glutamate dehydrogenase — MQTKLDEAKAELLERAARVAENSPVGGHLPTGSTGEETPDAQGAPDRESLLSFLQRYYLHTAPEDLTDRDPVDVFGAAVSHYRLAENRPQGTANVRVHTPTVEENGWTCSHSVVEVVTDDMPFLVDSVTNELTRQGRGIHVVIHPQFVVRRDVTGKLIEVLPSPATVVGDLPHDAHVESWIHVEIDRETDRADLKQITADLLRVLSDAREAVEDWGKMREAATRLAEGLPDEPIPADLPGPQVEEARELLRWLADDHFTFLGYREYQLRGDDSLAAVPGTGLGILRADPHHSDQESHPVSPSFERLPADARAKAREHKLLVLTKANSRATVHRPSYLDYIGVKKFDAEGNVIGERRFLGLFSSAAYTESVRRVPVIRRKVEEVLEQAGFSPNSHDGRDLLQILETYPRDELFQTPVDELRAIVTSVLYLQERRRLRLYLRQDEYGRYYSALVYLPRDRYTTAVRLRIIEILKEELGGISVDFTAWNTESILSRLHFVVRVPQGTELPELSDADKERIEARLVEAARSWEDAFAEALNAELGEEHAAELMRRYAHAFPEGYKADHNPRAAVADLIHLEQLNGEEGKDFALSLYEPVGAAPEERRFKIYRTGDAISLSAVLPVLNRLGVEVVDERPYELRCSDRSVVWIYDFGLRMPRAKSGGGDYFGDDARERFQDAFAATWTGKAENDGFNALVLSAGLTWRQAMVLRAYAKYLRQAASTFSQDYMEDTLRNNVHTTRLLVSLFEARMSPDRQRAGHEIVDALLEELDAALDQVASLDEDRILRSFLTVIKATLRTNFFQEAAGGKPHEYVSMKFDPQAIPDLPAPRPAFEIWVYSPRVEGVHLRFGKVARGGLRWSDRREDFRTEILGLVKAQMVKNTVIVPVGAKGGFVAKQLPDPSVDRDAWMAEGIASYKTFISALLDITDNMVVGEVVPPADVVRHDEDDTYLVVAADKGTATFSDIANGVAEQYNFWLGDAFASGGSAGYDHKGMGITARGAWESVKRHFRELGVNTQAEDFTVVGIGDMSGDVFGNGMLLSEHIRLVAAFDHRHIFIDPNPDAATSYAERRRLFELPRSSWEDYNKELLSAGGGIFPRTAKAIPVNAHIREALGIEAKVTKLTPADLMKAILQAPVDLLWNGGIGTYVKSSPESNADVGDKANDAIRVDGKDLRVKVVGEGGNLGLTQLGRIEFALHGGRINTDAIDNSAGVDTSDHEVNIKILLNGLVADGDMTVKQRNRLLAEMTDEVGHLVLRNNYAQNTAIANALAQSGAMLHAQQRFMKHLVREGHLDRALEFLPTDRQIRERLAQGQGLTGPETAVLLAYTKITVAEELLRTSLPDDPYLRGLLHAYFPTELREQFPDRLDGHPLRREITTTVLVNDTVNTGGTTYLHRLREETGASLEEIVRAQTAARVIFRQSPVWDGVEALDNKVEADVQTRIRLHSRRLVERGTRWLLNNRPQPLQLAETVDFFAERVEQVWGQLPKLLRGADLEWYQKIYDELTDAGVPDELATRVAGFSSAFPTLDIVSVADRMGREPLDVAEVYYDLADRLRITQLMDRIIELPRADRWQSMARAAIREDLYAAHAALTADVLAVGDGAATPEQRYKAWEQKNAAILGRARTTLEEIQGSEAFDLANLSVAMRTMRTLLRTHS, encoded by the coding sequence TCGAGGTCGTCACCGACGACATGCCCTTCCTCGTGGACTCCGTCACCAATGAGCTGACGCGGCAGGGTCGCGGGATCCACGTCGTCATCCACCCGCAGTTCGTCGTGCGGCGTGATGTCACCGGCAAGCTCATCGAGGTGCTGCCCTCTCCCGCGACCGTCGTCGGCGACCTTCCGCACGACGCGCACGTCGAGTCCTGGATCCATGTCGAGATCGACCGCGAGACCGACCGGGCCGATCTGAAGCAGATCACCGCCGACCTGCTGCGGGTGCTGTCCGACGCCCGCGAGGCCGTCGAGGACTGGGGCAAGATGCGGGAAGCGGCGACCCGGCTGGCGGAGGGGCTGCCGGACGAGCCCATCCCCGCTGACCTGCCCGGACCCCAGGTCGAGGAGGCCCGCGAGCTGCTGCGCTGGCTGGCCGACGACCACTTCACCTTCCTCGGCTACCGCGAGTACCAGCTGCGCGGGGACGACTCGCTGGCCGCCGTGCCCGGCACCGGCCTCGGCATCCTGCGCGCCGACCCGCACCACTCCGACCAGGAGAGCCACCCGGTCAGCCCGTCCTTCGAGCGGCTGCCCGCCGACGCCCGGGCCAAGGCGCGCGAGCACAAGCTGCTCGTCCTGACCAAGGCGAACAGCCGGGCGACCGTGCACCGGCCGTCGTACCTGGACTACATCGGGGTCAAGAAATTCGACGCCGAGGGCAATGTCATCGGCGAGCGGCGCTTCCTCGGACTGTTCTCCTCCGCCGCCTACACCGAGTCCGTGCGCCGGGTCCCGGTCATCCGGCGCAAGGTCGAGGAGGTCCTCGAACAGGCCGGGTTCTCGCCCAACAGCCACGACGGCCGGGACCTGCTCCAGATCCTGGAGACGTACCCGCGCGACGAGCTGTTCCAGACCCCCGTCGACGAGCTGCGGGCCATCGTCACCTCCGTCCTCTACCTCCAGGAGCGCAGGCGGCTGAGGCTCTACCTGCGCCAGGACGAGTACGGGCGCTACTACTCGGCCCTCGTCTACCTGCCGCGCGACCGCTACACCACGGCCGTCCGCCTGCGGATCATCGAGATCCTGAAGGAGGAGCTCGGCGGCATCAGCGTCGACTTCACGGCCTGGAACACCGAGTCGATCCTGTCCCGGCTGCACTTCGTGGTCCGGGTCCCGCAGGGCACGGAGCTGCCCGAGCTGTCCGACGCCGACAAGGAGCGCATCGAGGCCCGGCTGGTGGAGGCCGCCCGCTCCTGGGAGGACGCCTTCGCCGAGGCGCTCAACGCCGAGCTCGGCGAGGAGCACGCGGCGGAACTGATGCGCCGGTACGCGCACGCCTTCCCCGAGGGCTACAAGGCCGACCACAATCCGCGCGCGGCGGTCGCCGACCTCATCCACCTCGAACAGCTGAACGGCGAGGAGGGCAAGGACTTCGCGCTCAGCCTCTACGAGCCGGTGGGCGCCGCCCCCGAGGAGCGCCGCTTCAAGATCTACCGCACGGGCGACGCCATCTCCCTGTCGGCGGTGCTGCCGGTCCTCAACCGGCTCGGCGTCGAGGTCGTCGACGAGAGGCCGTACGAGCTGCGCTGCTCGGACCGGAGCGTGGTCTGGATCTACGACTTCGGCCTGCGCATGCCCCGTGCGAAGAGCGGCGGCGGGGACTACTTCGGCGACGACGCCCGCGAGCGGTTCCAGGACGCCTTCGCCGCCACCTGGACCGGCAAGGCGGAGAACGACGGCTTCAACGCCCTGGTGCTGAGCGCCGGGCTGACCTGGCGCCAGGCGATGGTGCTGCGGGCGTACGCGAAGTACCTGCGGCAGGCGGCGTCCACGTTCAGCCAGGACTACATGGAGGACACCCTCCGCAACAACGTCCACACCACCCGCCTGCTCGTCTCCCTGTTCGAGGCGCGGATGTCGCCGGACCGGCAGCGCGCGGGCCACGAGATCGTGGACGCGCTGCTGGAGGAGCTCGACGCGGCCCTCGACCAGGTGGCCTCGCTCGACGAGGACCGGATCCTGCGGTCCTTCCTCACCGTCATCAAGGCGACGCTGCGGACCAACTTCTTCCAGGAGGCGGCGGGCGGCAAGCCGCACGAGTACGTCTCCATGAAGTTCGACCCGCAGGCCATCCCCGACCTGCCGGCGCCGCGCCCGGCGTTCGAGATCTGGGTGTACTCGCCGCGTGTCGAGGGCGTGCACCTGCGCTTCGGCAAGGTCGCGCGCGGCGGTCTGCGCTGGTCCGACCGCCGTGAGGACTTCCGTACCGAGATCCTCGGCCTGGTCAAGGCGCAGATGGTGAAGAACACCGTCATCGTGCCGGTCGGCGCCAAGGGCGGCTTCGTCGCCAAGCAGCTGCCCGACCCGAGCGTCGACCGCGACGCGTGGATGGCCGAGGGCATCGCCAGCTACAAGACGTTCATCTCCGCGCTGCTCGACATCACCGACAACATGGTGGTCGGCGAGGTCGTGCCCCCGGCGGACGTCGTCCGGCACGACGAGGACGACACCTACCTCGTGGTCGCCGCCGACAAGGGCACCGCGACCTTCTCCGACATCGCCAACGGGGTGGCCGAGCAGTACAACTTCTGGCTCGGCGACGCCTTCGCCTCCGGCGGCTCCGCCGGCTACGACCACAAGGGCATGGGCATCACCGCCCGCGGCGCCTGGGAGTCCGTCAAGCGGCACTTCCGGGAACTGGGCGTGAACACCCAGGCCGAGGACTTCACGGTCGTCGGCATCGGCGACATGTCCGGTGACGTGTTCGGCAACGGCATGCTGCTCAGCGAGCACATCCGCCTGGTCGCCGCCTTCGACCACCGGCACATCTTCATCGACCCGAACCCGGACGCGGCCACCTCCTACGCCGAGCGCCGCCGCCTGTTCGAGCTGCCGCGTTCCAGCTGGGAGGACTACAACAAGGAGCTGCTGTCGGCCGGCGGCGGCATCTTCCCGCGTACGGCCAAGGCGATCCCGGTCAACGCGCACATCCGCGAGGCCCTCGGCATCGAGGCCAAGGTCACCAAGCTGACCCCGGCCGACCTGATGAAGGCGATCCTCCAGGCGCCGGTGGACCTGCTGTGGAACGGCGGCATCGGTACGTACGTCAAGTCCTCCCCTGAGTCGAACGCGGACGTCGGCGACAAGGCCAACGACGCCATCCGCGTCGACGGCAAGGACCTGCGCGTCAAGGTCGTCGGCGAGGGCGGCAACCTGGGGCTGACCCAGCTCGGCCGGATCGAGTTCGCGCTGCACGGCGGCCGGATCAACACCGACGCCATCGACAACAGCGCGGGCGTGGACACCTCCGACCACGAGGTGAACATCAAGATCCTGCTCAACGGCCTGGTCGCGGACGGCGACATGACCGTCAAACAGCGCAACAGGCTGCTCGCCGAGATGACCGACGAGGTCGGCCACCTGGTGCTGCGCAACAACTACGCGCAGAACACGGCGATCGCCAACGCCCTCGCCCAGTCCGGCGCCATGCTCCACGCCCAGCAGCGCTTCATGAAGCACCTGGTGAGGGAGGGCCACCTCGACCGGGCGCTGGAGTTCCTGCCCACCGACCGGCAGATCCGCGAGCGGCTCGCCCAGGGCCAGGGTCTGACCGGCCCGGAGACGGCCGTGCTGCTGGCGTACACGAAGATCACCGTCGCCGAGGAACTGCTGCGCACCTCGCTGCCGGACGACCCGTACCTGAGGGGTCTGCTGCACGCGTACTTCCCGACCGAGCTGCGCGAGCAGTTCCCGGACCGTCTCGACGGGCACCCGCTGCGCCGCGAGATCACCACGACGGTCCTGGTCAACGACACGGTCAACACGGGCGGTACGACGTATCTGCACCGCCTGCGCGAGGAGACCGGCGCGTCGCTGGAGGAGATCGTGCGGGCGCAGACCGCGGCCCGGGTGATCTTCCGCCAGTCGCCGGTGTGGGACGGGGTCGAAGCGCTCGACAACAAGGTCGAGGCCGACGTCCAGACCCGCATCCGCCTGCACTCGCGCCGTCTGGTGGAGCGCGGCACGCGCTGGCTGCTCAACAACCGGCCGCAGCCGCTTCAGCTCGCCGAGACGGTCGACTTCTTCGCCGAGCGGGTCGAGCAGGTCTGGGGGCAGCTGCCGAAGCTGCTGCGCGGCGCGGACCTGGAGTGGTACCAGAAGATCTACGACGAGCTGACGGACGCCGGTGTGCCCGACGAACTCGCCACGCGCGTGGCGGGCTTCTCCTCCGCCTTCCCGACGCTCGACATCGTCTCGGTCGCGGACCGCATGGGCCGGGAGCCGCTGGACGTCGCCGAGGTCTACTACGACCTCGCCGACCGGCTGCGGATCACCCAGCTGATGGACCGCATCATCGAGCTGCCCCGCGCGGACCGCTGGCAGTCCATGGCCCGCGCGGCGATCCGCGAGGACCTCTACGCGGCGCACGCGGCGCTGACCGCCGACGTCCTGGCGGTGGGCGACGGCGCCGCGACGCCCGAGCAGCGCTACAAGGCGTGGGAGCAGAAGAACGCGGCGATCCTCGGCCGGGCCCGCACCACACTGGAGGAGATCCAGGGCTCCGAGGCGTTCGACCTCGCGAACCTGTCGGTGGCGATGCGGACGATGCGCACGCTGCTGCGGACGCATTCGTAG
- a CDS encoding CDP-glycerol glycerophosphotransferase family protein, with protein MPELSVIVHGPNVQDHLTELLDSLAAHPLPDAELIVAAVGDWARETAERHTPDVQVVPLPDGTGDAAARAAGAARASGRWLHFVHAKDGLPAGAPRTVAERVAELPAEVDVLLLDHVRSTWRTSGMPSRDGSLLARAGRADVALDDCAPLLRLTPLLGTRVLRADFWRAHEPRLTTDDEPYAALAALLLADRVACLPHVAYEDRRLRPASLPPVTPEQRYGLVERYESLLDLTRDRRAAHAVLYDIMVRDCLRTFTRGGMPEEVAREFFRRASLAALRRRPEGYRRPAGLEGVRRSLLEEGAYGRYRAFQAVNRTRRTAKSAVRTRKRQVGARLRDHQYRRALGRPVNPHLAVFSAYWNRGVACNPAAIAAKLAELAPQIHPVWVVTQENAALLPPGTDHVVPGTRRYWEVLATAKYLVNNVNFPNAVVKRPDAIHLQTHHGTPLKRMGLDQMAYPAAAQGLDFQALLERIDKWDFSVSANSHTTRMWERAYPSHHVSLDHGYPRNDVYYTAGAQDIRTVRDRLGIAPGRRAVLYAPTHRDYEAGWTPRLDLAALADRLGEDTVLLVRGHYFYGGAASPLTNLRRTGRIIDVSSYDPVEELCLAADALVTDYSSIMFDYANLDRPIVIHADDWETYRTTRGVYFDLMAEAPGPVARTQQELTDILTTEAWRDEGAAKTRAVFRRRFCEYDDGRAAERVVRRVFLGQDERSLPPVLPIEERTPAPTPQEATA; from the coding sequence ATGCCCGAGCTCAGCGTCATCGTCCACGGGCCGAACGTGCAGGACCATCTGACGGAGCTCCTCGACTCCCTCGCCGCCCATCCCCTGCCGGACGCCGAGCTGATCGTGGCCGCGGTCGGCGACTGGGCCCGGGAGACGGCCGAGCGGCACACGCCGGACGTGCAGGTCGTTCCGCTGCCGGACGGTACGGGCGACGCCGCGGCCCGGGCGGCGGGGGCGGCGCGGGCCTCCGGCCGCTGGCTGCACTTCGTCCACGCCAAGGACGGCCTGCCCGCCGGCGCGCCGCGCACGGTCGCCGAGCGGGTGGCCGAGCTCCCGGCCGAAGTGGACGTCCTGCTCCTCGACCACGTCCGCAGCACCTGGCGCACCTCCGGCATGCCCTCCCGCGACGGCTCCCTGCTGGCCCGGGCGGGCCGTGCCGACGTCGCCCTCGACGACTGCGCGCCGCTGCTGCGCCTGACCCCGTTGCTCGGCACCCGCGTGCTGCGCGCCGACTTCTGGCGGGCGCACGAGCCGCGGCTCACCACCGACGACGAGCCGTACGCCGCCCTGGCCGCCCTGCTGCTCGCCGACCGCGTCGCCTGCCTGCCGCACGTCGCCTACGAGGACCGCAGACTGCGCCCCGCGAGCCTGCCCCCGGTCACTCCCGAGCAGCGCTACGGCCTCGTCGAGCGCTACGAGTCGCTCCTCGACCTCACCCGGGACCGCCGCGCCGCCCACGCCGTGCTCTACGACATCATGGTCCGCGACTGCCTGCGCACCTTCACCCGCGGCGGCATGCCGGAGGAGGTCGCGCGGGAGTTCTTCCGGCGGGCGTCCCTGGCCGCCCTGCGCCGCCGCCCCGAGGGCTACCGGCGCCCCGCCGGTCTCGAAGGCGTCCGCCGCTCCCTGCTCGAAGAGGGCGCCTACGGCAGGTACCGGGCCTTCCAGGCCGTCAACCGCACCCGCCGCACCGCCAAGTCGGCCGTACGGACCCGTAAGCGGCAAGTCGGCGCCAGGCTCCGCGACCACCAGTACCGCAGGGCGCTCGGCCGCCCGGTCAATCCCCACCTGGCGGTGTTCTCGGCGTACTGGAACCGCGGTGTCGCCTGCAACCCGGCCGCGATCGCCGCGAAGCTCGCCGAACTCGCCCCGCAGATCCACCCGGTGTGGGTGGTGACCCAGGAGAACGCGGCCCTGCTGCCGCCCGGCACCGACCACGTCGTGCCCGGCACCCGCCGCTACTGGGAGGTGCTGGCAACGGCCAAGTACCTCGTCAACAACGTCAACTTCCCCAACGCGGTGGTCAAACGCCCCGACGCGATCCACCTCCAGACCCACCACGGCACACCGCTGAAGCGCATGGGCCTGGACCAGATGGCGTACCCGGCGGCCGCGCAGGGACTGGACTTCCAAGCCCTGCTGGAGCGCATCGACAAGTGGGACTTCAGCGTCTCCGCCAACAGCCACACCACGCGCATGTGGGAGCGCGCGTACCCGTCGCACCACGTCTCCCTCGACCACGGCTATCCGCGCAACGACGTCTACTACACGGCCGGCGCGCAGGACATCCGCACAGTCCGCGACAGGCTCGGCATCGCGCCGGGCCGCCGGGCCGTCCTCTACGCGCCCACCCACCGCGACTACGAGGCCGGCTGGACCCCCCGCCTGGACCTCGCCGCCCTCGCCGACCGCCTCGGCGAGGACACGGTCCTGCTCGTGCGCGGCCACTACTTCTACGGCGGCGCGGCCTCCCCGCTCACCAACCTGCGCCGCACGGGCCGGATCATCGACGTCTCCTCCTACGACCCTGTGGAGGAGCTGTGCCTGGCGGCGGACGCCCTGGTCACGGACTACTCCTCGATCATGTTCGACTACGCCAACCTCGACCGCCCGATCGTGATCCACGCCGACGACTGGGAGACGTACCGCACCACCCGCGGCGTCTACTTCGACCTGATGGCCGAGGCCCCGGGCCCCGTCGCCCGCACCCAGCAGGAGCTGACGGACATCCTCACCACCGAGGCCTGGCGCGACGAGGGCGCGGCGAAGACCCGGGCCGTCTTCCGGCGCCGGTTCTGCGAGTACGACGACGGACGCGCCGCCGAGCGCGTCGTCCGCCGGGTCTTCCTCGGCCAGGACGAACGGTCCCTGCCGCCGGTGCTGCCGATCGAGGAACGCACCCCGGCCCCGACCCCGCAGGAGGCGACCGCATGA
- a CDS encoding glycosyltransferase family 2 protein, translating into MSTPDVTVTVIVYNDAERLTRAVDSVRRQTHANVEIVISDDHSTDETPEVARRLAAQDPRVRHLRLPENSGGCSAPRNRALETARAPYLMFLDSDDELPDNAVELLLAAHREREIDFAMGAVQRVRVDNGRRSTWMPHLVAERRTLDGIEADPRLLFEHLATSKMYARAFLDRHGLRFPEGIHYEDQLFSAQAYCLAKAFTIIPEPVYRWYVAPFAASDAASISNQRHKLANVRDRVHVQHLIDAFLAESGHESLREDKDHKFLKHDFRMYAGDLPYRDEEWLSSFADIVTPYLDTLAPGAFARLPRAERVVLQLIRDRRLPETRLAARGLGHGVAPRQVTTDEQGRTYWGDQIPSSEWSRRELDISDLELETRPFPSAQFRHEITEITRGPGASVDLTIRTYDPSLRLPVGPQRATLLIAPGRRRLRVPFRLSPVHPGVFEGHAHLDLAAAPLPFQGFAGVRHPLLRLEHQGLSHTGLLLAPLTFPTLTTQVPHHRLTLEPEGHGPGRLQVRWEPVGVTAGLIRPVARRVARPRVKRAARLLASALK; encoded by the coding sequence ATGAGCACCCCCGACGTCACCGTGACGGTCATCGTCTACAACGACGCCGAACGCCTCACCCGCGCGGTCGACTCGGTCCGCCGGCAGACCCACGCGAACGTGGAGATCGTCATCAGCGACGACCACTCGACGGACGAGACACCCGAGGTGGCCCGCCGGCTGGCCGCACAGGACCCCCGCGTCCGCCATCTGCGCCTGCCGGAGAACAGCGGCGGATGCAGCGCACCGCGCAACCGCGCCCTGGAGACGGCCCGGGCGCCGTATCTGATGTTCCTCGACAGCGACGACGAACTCCCCGACAACGCCGTCGAACTGCTGCTCGCCGCGCACCGCGAACGCGAGATCGACTTCGCGATGGGCGCGGTGCAGCGCGTCCGGGTCGACAACGGCCGCCGCTCGACGTGGATGCCGCACCTGGTCGCCGAGCGCCGCACCCTCGACGGCATCGAGGCCGACCCGCGTCTGCTCTTCGAGCACCTCGCCACCAGCAAGATGTACGCCCGCGCCTTCCTCGACCGGCACGGCCTGCGCTTCCCGGAGGGCATCCACTACGAGGACCAGCTGTTCTCGGCGCAGGCGTACTGCCTGGCCAAGGCCTTCACGATCATCCCGGAGCCGGTCTACCGCTGGTACGTCGCCCCGTTCGCCGCCTCCGACGCGGCCTCGATATCGAACCAGCGGCACAAGCTCGCCAACGTCCGCGACCGCGTCCACGTCCAGCACCTCATCGACGCGTTCCTCGCGGAGAGCGGGCACGAGTCGCTGCGGGAGGACAAGGACCACAAGTTCCTCAAGCACGACTTCCGGATGTACGCCGGTGACCTGCCCTACCGGGACGAGGAGTGGCTGTCCTCCTTCGCGGACATCGTCACGCCGTACCTGGACACACTCGCGCCGGGCGCCTTCGCCCGCCTCCCCCGCGCCGAACGAGTCGTCCTCCAGCTGATCCGCGACCGCCGTCTGCCGGAGACCCGACTGGCGGCCCGGGGCCTCGGCCACGGAGTGGCCCCCAGGCAGGTCACGACGGACGAACAGGGCCGCACCTACTGGGGCGACCAGATCCCCTCCTCGGAATGGTCCCGCCGCGAACTGGACATCTCGGACCTGGAGCTGGAGACGCGCCCCTTCCCGAGCGCCCAGTTCCGCCACGAGATCACGGAGATCACCCGGGGCCCGGGCGCCTCGGTCGACCTCACCATCCGCACGTACGACCCGTCCCTGCGCCTGCCCGTCGGCCCCCAACGCGCGACCCTCCTCATCGCCCCGGGCCGACGCCGCCTCCGCGTCCCCTTCCGCCTCTCCCCCGTACACCCCGGCGTCTTCGAGGGCCACGCCCACCTGGACCTGGCAGCGGCTCCTCTCCCCTTCCAGGGCTTCGCCGGAGTCCGCCACCCGTTGCTCCGCCTGGAACACCAGGGCCTGTCCCACACGGGCCTCCTGCTGGCTCCCCTGACCTTCCCCACCCTGACCACCCAGGTCCCCCACCACCGCCTGACCCTGGAACCGGAGGGCCACGGCCCGGGCCGCTTGCAGGTCCGCTGGGAACCGGTGGGTGTGACGGCAGGGCTGATCCGCCCGGTGGCACGCCGAGTGGCAAGGCCCCGGGTAAAGCGGGCAGCACGCTTGCTGGCAAGCGCGCTGAAGTAG
- a CDS encoding GtrA family protein, which yields MTVNLSGERVAAPAVPPVKRVVLEVVNFALVGGSGVAVNFLVFNLLLHGLHRAAMVATVLASLIAMGTNYLGFRYVTYRDRASRTRRQIVLFFVFSGIGVAMESGLFYAGYHGLGLSGPFESNAVKAASIVLTSAFRFLVYRTWVFQHDARRA from the coding sequence GTGACAGTGAATCTCTCCGGGGAGCGAGTGGCCGCTCCCGCCGTCCCGCCGGTGAAGCGCGTCGTCCTCGAAGTGGTGAACTTCGCGCTGGTCGGCGGGAGCGGCGTCGCAGTGAACTTCCTGGTGTTCAACCTGCTCCTGCACGGGCTGCACCGGGCCGCCATGGTGGCGACCGTGCTGGCCAGCCTGATCGCCATGGGCACCAACTACCTCGGATTCCGGTATGTCACCTACCGCGACAGGGCGTCCCGGACCCGGCGCCAGATCGTGCTGTTCTTCGTCTTCAGCGGAATCGGCGTGGCCATGGAGAGCGGGCTGTTCTACGCCGGGTATCACGGGCTCGGCCTGTCCGGTCCCTTCGAGTCCAACGCGGTCAAGGCGGCTTCCATCGTGCTGACCTCCGCCTTCCGCTTCCTCGTCTACCGCACCTGGGTGTTCCAGCACGATGCCCGCCGCGCCTAG